A window of bacterium genomic DNA:
TTGCCGCCGTTGGCGAGCGGCGTGATGCCTTTGTCTTTCAGCGACCGGAGGGCGGCCATGAACTGGTCCCAGGTCCAGAAACCGGCGGGCGGCGCGACGTTGGCGCGCTGGAGCAGTTTCTTGTTGTAGAAGATCACGAGCGACTGCACCGCGAACGGCACGCCGTAGACCTTATGATCCGCCTGGCTGCGGGCGCCGTCCAGCCACTGCCGCGAGAACGTCTTGAGCTCCGGTACCTGGTCATCGAGCGGGACGAGGAACTCGGGGCGCGCAAACGGCTGCAGCGCGCCGTACGCGCGCAGGTGGACGATGTCCGGCCCTTTGCCGGCCTGCATCGCCGCGGACAGCACCGTATTGTATTCGGTCGGTTTGTACGTCTGGAACTCGATCGAGACGCCCGGGTTCTGCGCCTGGAACTTCTTGATCATGCCCTCGTAGAACGCCCGGTCTTCGCCGCGCCAGCTCCAGAACGTCATCGCCACTCTGCCCTGGCCGGCGACGGCCGCCGGCCACATCCCGGCCAGGAGCGCCACCGCGACAGCCGTGGCCCAGATCCGCGTTCGCATCTCCCCACCCCCGAAACGGCGTCGACGGGACCGCGGCACCACCGGTCCGTGTGCGGTCGACGATCCCTCTCCTCTTCTTGCGGCCCGAGGGCTCTCCTTCGTGCCGCCGGATGACAATGGGCGGCGATTCGGCTAGGCTGAGAACATGGAGCAGACCGCCACGATTGCGTCGACGGCCGCGGACCCGCGCGCACGGCTGATCGAAGAGGTCCGCACGACCGCGGCCGGGGCGTCGGTCGTCGTCGCGTTCAGCGGCGGGCTCGACAGCACCGTCGTCGCGGCCCTCGCGCGGGACGCGCTCGGGTCCGATCGGGTGCTCCTCGTCACCGTCAACATGGGCGAGTACGCCTACACCCGCGGCAACGAGATCGTCCTCGAGGTCGCGGAGTCGCTCGGCCTGCGCCAGCGCTGCCTGCTCGGCCAGTACAAGCAGCACCGGGTCCAGGCGGCCGGACCTGCCTGCAACCGCTGCACCCGCGAGATCAAGCTCGGGATGGTCAAGGCGGTTTCCGGCGGCCGGCTCGTGCTCACCGGCGCGAACCGCAGCGACACGTGGGGGCAGCTCGGTCTTCGCGTCTGCAACGGCTACTACGCGCCGCTCCTCGATCTCGACAAGCCGGCGATTCGCGCGCTCGCGGACGAGATGGGCGTGCGCCCGCCCAGGATCGGCGAGAACCCCGGCCGGGAGGGCTGCAAGCTCAAGCATCTGCTCAAGCCGCTGAT
This region includes:
- a CDS encoding ExsB family protein — protein: MEQTATIASTAADPRARLIEEVRTTAAGASVVVAFSGGLDSTVVAALARDALGSDRVLLVTVNMGEYAYTRGNEIVLEVAESLGLRQRCLLGQYKQHRVQAAGPACNRCTREIKLGMVKAVSGGRLVLTGANRSDTWGQLGLRVCNGYYAPLLDLDKPAIRALADEMGVRPPRIGENPGREGCKLKHLLKPLISPEYHGRAVARANEVVLRVLRDAGAAADLANVKIIGPLGRNIGLVNVRPLPPAGVRGRLRAGLEAVPELDEVYVVDAPITLVAKASPAILNDAHARYWIEHGRLAPDFAAPIQVEWQPTTNRRLGSFHIVGFKTGIAARQSA